The following coding sequences are from one Lathamus discolor isolate bLatDis1 chromosome 10, bLatDis1.hap1, whole genome shotgun sequence window:
- the FNDC9 gene encoding fibronectin type III domain-containing protein 9, producing the protein MNIEVHNITYTSATVSWAMNNPCPENYYHVMYRPNWNSIFAGYLRQNFHREERVPHPLSSLVLHRLTPSTIYVLCITCKNSYPSGNHCTTFHTLDKTPLIFGGSKHESTTSIWMVSSLLLLCFIALLAYGCLQFWSARCHRAVRLKHPNASSEEGSSSLEGPLDDGLREEFLEVPMTTVLMRGSSFIRESPYSSPHSFFSYKTSDDKRAILPQHGLQ; encoded by the coding sequence ATGAACATTGAAGTGCACAACATCACTTACACCAGCGCCACCGTCTCCTGGGCCATGAACAACCCCTGTCCAGAGAACTATTACCACGTCATGTACCGCCCCAACTGGAACAGCATCTTTGCTGGCTATTTACGCCAGAACTTCCACCGTGAGGAGCGAGTTCCTCACCCCCTCAGCTCCCTCGTCCTCCACCGACTCACACCATCCACCATCTATGTTCTCTGCATCACATGCAAGAACTCTTACCCCTCCGGCAACCACTGCACCACCTTTCACACTCTGGACAAAACCCCTCTGATTTTTGGTGGCTCTAAGCATGAATCTACCACCTCCATATGGATGGTGAGcagcctgctgctcctctgcttcaTTGCTCTCCTGGCCTACGGCTGCCTGCAGTTCTGGTCTGCACGGTGCCACCGGGCTGTGAGGCTGAAGCATCCCAATGCTAGCTCTGAAGAAGGGAGCAGCTCACTGGAGGGGCCACTGGATGATGGACTGAGAGAGGAGTTTCTGGAAGTCCCCATGACCACTGTGCTAATGAGGGGCTCCAGCTTCATAAGGGAAAGCCCATACAGCTCCCCCCAcagctttttttcctataaaaccAGTGATGATAAAAGAGCCATCTTGCCACAGCATGGCCTTCAATGA